The following is a genomic window from Deltaproteobacteria bacterium.
TCAAAAAGTAATTTCCATGGCCGACGATTCCTCAGCTCAGCCGGATGCGCCGGTTCGGCTCTCGCCCTGGGCTTCTCTCGCTTACCGCGACTACAGTTTACTGTTCGCGCTCTCGCTGTTCGCGACCACGGCGCAGCAGATGCGCCAGACGCAAAACTTTTATCAGGTCTACGAGATCAGCGGCTCGGCGTTTCAGCTTGGCATGACCGGCGTCGCTCAAGGTCTGCCAATTTTCGCCTTGGGACTATTCGGCGGCACCCTGGCGGATTTCTTGGACCGTAAGAAACTTATTCTCTACACTGCCTGCGGCAATCTGCTGGTCGCCGTGCTGCTTGGCTTGCTCACCCATAGCGGCCACATTCAAGTTTGGCATATCCAAGCCGCCACCGCGCTGACTTCGGCACTCAACATTGTGCTCAATCCGACGCGCATGTCGCTGATCTCCTATCTCGTGCCGCGCTCGCATCTGACCAACGCGGTGTCGCTCAACTCGGCGATCTCCCAAGGCTCGCACTTCATCGGTCCCATGCTCGGTGGCTTGAGCTTGGCGTGGATGAGCACGGGCAACGCCTATTTGTTCAACGCGTTATTTTATCTGCCGGCCCTCGCCGCCATCCTGCTGCTGACAATTCCCAAAATCGACGCTAGCGCGCGCGAAAAATTTTCCCTCGTCAGTATTTTAAGCGGCGTCAAGTTCTTGTTCTCCGAACCGGTGGTGTTGGCGATGGTCATGCTCGACTTCATCATCGTCGGCGTCGGTTACTATCGGCCGCTCTTGCCGATCTTCGCCAAGGATATTTTATTCGTCGGCCCCGCCGGCTTCGGCATGCTCTCCTCCGCTCCCGCCGTCGGCGGCGTTCTCGGCACGCTCACGCTGCTGATGACCCGCGACGTCAAAAGCAAAGGACTGCTCGCCCTCTGGTCGTTTCTCGCCTACGCCGCCGCGCTCGGCCTCTTCGCAGTGTCGACTAATTTCTGGCTGTCGCTCTTGCTCCTCGGCGCGCTGGGCTTGGCCAATTCGCTGCAAGCCGTCATGCGCCAAACCAGTTTTCATCTGCTCACGCCGGAACCGGTGCGCGGCCGCGCCTTCGCCGTCTTCGCGATTTTCTCCCAAGGCGCCAACGGCGTCGGCGCCACCGAAGTAGGCTTCATGGCCGCTCTACTCGGCGCACCAGGCTCCCTGCTCTTCGGCTGCGCCGTCGGCGCTTCGATAACATTAGTATGTTGGCTGTCGATCCCAGGACTGCGAAGTTTTGGTAGAGGTAAATAAACCGTCAGACAAACGTCGTGTAGTTTAGAGAAGTTAGTTCACGTTAGTTTTTCAAACATCCCCCTTTGGAAAAGGGGGACAGAGGGGGATTTGCTTGTGCGGTGGAGCGGTGGTCTTCGCAACGGACTGGCTGTCGACTGGAACAATGGCGCCAATTGCGAAAATTAAAAATCTCCCCTAACCCCTCTTTTTCAAAGAGGGGGACCGAAAAGATCGCTACTACGCATTCGCATCTCGCTCACGGCAACTTTAATTCCTTCTGCACTTCCCGCAACAGCGACAAGTCGCGCACCTGCGACAGCGCCACCGGCTTCTCCGTGCGCACCGTCGCCTTGCGCGACTCGATGGCGAACTCGTAGGTTTTATCGACGGTGCCGCCGTCGAGGCTGAACGACGGCAGGATCGAATCGTAGGAATCCCTGGCGACGTCGGATGTCTGGTTGAGCCATTTGGCCATGATCGTAATCGTATCTTCGCGCCGCTCGTGCGTAGCGCGCAGCCCGCGCAGCACCGCGCGCAAAACTTTTTTGGTCTCTTCGCGGTTATTCTTCAAACGCGTATCGGTAACCGCAACAGCCGAAATCGGACTGCCGATTTTTAAATCCTTCGGCCCGCCGAGATAATTATAACCTTCCCGCGTCAAACGGACCGGCCCCGGCGGCACGCTACAGATCGCGTCGACCAAACCTTTTTTGAGCATCTCCGTGCGCACCGGCTCGTCTCCGCCGAGCGTCAAGAATTGAATATCTTTGAGATCGATGCCGCGCGCTTGCAGAATCGCTTCCGCCGCCAAATGATCCGAACCGCCGATGCGTTGCGTGCCGATGCGCTTGCCGCGCAGGTCGGCGAGAGTTTTAATC
Proteins encoded in this region:
- a CDS encoding MFS transporter; the encoded protein is MADDSSAQPDAPVRLSPWASLAYRDYSLLFALSLFATTAQQMRQTQNFYQVYEISGSAFQLGMTGVAQGLPIFALGLFGGTLADFLDRKKLILYTACGNLLVAVLLGLLTHSGHIQVWHIQAATALTSALNIVLNPTRMSLISYLVPRSHLTNAVSLNSAISQGSHFIGPMLGGLSLAWMSTGNAYLFNALFYLPALAAILLLTIPKIDASAREKFSLVSILSGVKFLFSEPVVLAMVMLDFIIVGVGYYRPLLPIFAKDILFVGPAGFGMLSSAPAVGGVLGTLTLLMTRDVKSKGLLALWSFLAYAAALGLFAVSTNFWLSLLLLGALGLANSLQAVMRQTSFHLLTPEPVRGRAFAVFAIFSQGANGVGATEVGFMAALLGAPGSLLFGCAVGASITLVCWLSIPGLRSFGRGK
- a CDS encoding ABC transporter substrate-binding protein; this translates as MKHKKLTIAFTLMFSFTIGVALAADKVVISYSSRSYAFLPAQVAVAKGFFKDENIEPLLIQMRSQVTVPALISGEVHYTLSFGNIIGGAMQGLPFKILAVLTDKPLHSIVGRPEIKTLADLRGKRIGTQRIGGSDHLAAEAILQARGIDLKDIQFLTLGGDEPVRTEMLKKGLVDAICSVPPGPVRLTREGYNYLGGPKDLKIGSPISAVAVTDTRLKNNREETKKVLRAVLRGLRATHERREDTITIMAKWLNQTSDVARDSYDSILPSFSLDGGTVDKTYEFAIESRKATVRTEKPVALSQVRDLSLLREVQKELKLP